Part of the Rhodococcus sp. OK302 genome is shown below.
GAGATGGAAGAACGCATTGCAGCCTTGGCGGGCAAGAAGTTCGGTGTCATGTGCAACTCCGGTTCCTCCGGGTTGTACCTGGCGGTCGAGCTTCTCGGCCTGCCTGCGGGCAGTGAGGTCATCACCTCACCGCTGACGTTCTCCACCGACATCGCACCGATCGTGCGTGCCGGCCTCGTGCCGGTGTTCGTGGACGTCGAGCCCAACACGTTCAACGTCGACGTCACCAAGATCGAGGCCATGGTCACCGAGAAGACCGGTGCCATCCTGATGCCGAACCTGGCCGGCAACTGCCCCGACTGGGACGTCATCCGCGACATCGCGGATCGCCACGGGCTCAAGGTCATCGAGGATTCCTGCGACGCGATCGGCGCCACCCTCCGCGGTACACCCACCGGTTCGCGCGCGGATATCGTCGTTACCAGCTTCTCGATGGCACACATCATCACGTGCGCCGGCACCGGCGGCATGGTGTTGGTCGACGACGAAGCGAGTCGCGACAAAGCGCTGCTGCTTCGCCGTTGGGGCCGACGTAGCGAGCCGAACCTGTTCGGTAGCACGAAGACCGGTCGCGTGTTCCGGGAAGAGCTCGACGGCGTCGACTACGACAACGATTTCATTTTCGAGCTTATGTCGTGGAATTTCGAACCATCCGAACTCGGTGCCGCCTACGGCGTCGTGCAGCTCGACAAGCTCGAACAGAACTACAAGACACGTAAGGCCACGTTCGCGGCCTTCACTGCGGCATACAGTGCGCATCCCGAATTCTTCACACCCCCAGTCGAACTGGACGGTCTGGATACGGCCTGGTTGTGCTACCCGGTGATGATCAACGAGGACGCTCCCTTCACGCGTAGCGATATGCAGGAAGCCATCGAAGCCGACGGTATCGATACGCGAACTGTGTGGAGTGGCAACGTCACTCGCCATCCGATGATGAACAACATCGAATACCGTCAGCCGGCCGAAGGATTGCCGGAAGCTGACGCAGTTTTCGAGCGCGGTATGACTCTCGGTATGAGTCACGGCTTGCGCGAAGACGAGGTCGTTCGGATTGCGGAGAGCATCAACCGCTTTGCTTCGAGGTGGAAGTAGCATGACGAGACGTTTCGAAGGTCGCCGGGCGCTGGTCACCGGTTCAAGTCGTGGAATCGGTGCGGGTGTCGCGGAGCGACTGGCAGCGGAGGGCGCCGACGTCGTTTTGGTGGCTCGAACGCTCGGCGCACACGCAACCCTGCTGGGCAGCCTCGAGGAAACCGCTGCTCGAATTGCGAAGTACGGAACCAAGGTTGAGATTGTCGTCGCGGATCTGACGGACGAACAGCAGCGTGACACCGTTGTGCCGCAGGCGATCGAGAAGATCGGCGGGACTATCGACATCCTGGTGAACAACGCGGCAGCAGCGATCTACGCGCCGTTGTCCGAATACCCGCTCCGTCGGCGGCGTGTGGTCTTCGAGGCAAACGTCCACGCGCCACTCGATCTGATGCAGGCAGTAATACCCGGCATGGTGGCACAGGGTTTCGGCTGGATCGTCAATGTGTCCAGTGGAACCACGAAGCAGTGGCAAGGTCCGCCGTTCACGTTGATCGAACCGGGAACAGCGATGACCGTGTACGGAGCCTCCAAGTCGGCGCTGAACCGCATCAGTAACGGCATGGGTGCCGAACTTTACGGCGCGGGTGTGCGCGTCAACACGATCGAACCGCGGGCAGCAGTGCTCAGTGAGGGCGCAAGAGTCCTGGTCGGTGAGACTATCCGTCCGGATCAGGTCGAATCTATGGAACAAATGGTGGAAGCGGTCACAGCGCTGTGTGATTGCGACACCGAGTTCACCGCACAATCATGCGTCAGCCTGGACCTGATCGACGATTGGTCATTGATCGTCCGCGGTCTCGACGCAGCAGAACTTCGAACCGAGGAAATGACATGAACCCCGTCATCGTCGACGCAGCACGCACGCCGTTCGGGAAGCGGGACGGCTGGCTGTCCGGAGTCCACGCGGCCGAACTGTTGGGATATGCGCAGTCCGGTGTGCTCGATCGGGTGGGAGTAGATCCGAATACCGTCGACCAGGTGATCGGCGGCTGCGTGACGCCGCTCGGGGAGCAGTTCGGCAACATCGTTCGTACGTCCTGGATGCACGCGGGTCTTCCGCTGAAGGCGGGTTGCACCACCATCGACGCGCAGTGCGGCACGGCGCAGCAGTCGGTGCAGTTGCTGGCCGGTCAGATCGCCATCGGCGCCGTCGACGTCGGCATTGCCTGTGGGGTGGAACTGATGTCGCGGGCTCCGCTCACCTACAAGGTGGGCACGGGCCTCGGAACACCCCGACCCGAGTCGTGGTCACTCGACACCGTGGATCAGTACACGGCCGCCGACCGGATCGCCGTCAAGCGCGGTTTCTCGCGCGCAGATATTGACGCCTTCGGGCTTCGCTCGCAACAGCGTGCCGCTGCCGCCTGGGATGCCGGACGATTCGACAAGCACATTATCGACGTGTCGGTTCCGGAGTCCGATGTTCCGATTCACCGCGATCAGGGGCTTCGGGAGTCGAGTTTGGAAGGCCTCGCGAAACTGCGCACCGTCCAGGAAGGCGGATTGCATACAGCCGGAACATCTTCGCAGGTGTCGGATGGGGCGAGTGCTGCCGTGCTGATGTCGGAGAACCGTGCTGCTGCGTTGGGCGTGCGTCCGCGGGCGAAGATATTGGCGCAGTGCGTTATCGGTGGTGACACGGAGTTCATGCTCGACGGTCCTGTGGACGCAGCGTCCATAGTGCTGGAACGGACGGGCCTGACGATTGCCGACATCGATCTGTTCGAGGTCAACGAGGCGTTTGCCTCGGTGCCCATGTCGTTTGCGCAGGTGCACGGCGTCGACCAGGATCTGCTGAACGTCAACGGTGGTGCCATTGCGCTGGGGCACCCGGCCGGAGCAACCGGTATTCGACTGTTGGCCAATGCGATCGACGAACTGGAACGACGCGACAAGTCCATCGCCCTCATCGCGATCTGCGCGTCAGCCGCAACCACCTGCCTGATTCTCGAACGTATCTGACGCCCCAGTAGAACCGAAGATTGAGGAACCAGCCATGGCCCTGCCCCTGCTCGAAGACCACCGTGATCTCGCCGAAGCGGTAGCCGCATTCGCGGCCCGCGGCGGTGTAATTGCCGACACCCGAGCCAATTTCAAGCGGTACGCCGCCGGTGATCGTCCGGATTCCTGGGATTCGCTGGTAAACCAGGGATTGCACGCCGTGCATCTGCCGGAGGTATACGGCGGCGACGGTGCCTCGCTCGCAGAACTTGCGGTGGTTGTCGAACAGTTGGGCATGGCTCTCTATCCCGGATCGTACGTCCCGACCGTTGTCACCGGCGGAATTCTCGCGACCGGTTCCGGTAGCGCGGCAGCAACAATGTTGAGTGAGTTGGGCGCTGGAGCTACCGGAGCTGTGTCCACGGGTGTCGGGGTAGAGGCAGTCCGCACCGAAACCGGCTGGAGCGTCACCGGTACATCGGATCCGGCCCTGGGTCTACCGGGCGCGGATGTTGTTCTTGTACAGGCCCAGAGCAGCGAAGGTGAACTGTGGTTCCGGCTCACCCCGGCTGCCACAGCGGTAGTCGAGGTCGAGGACGGTATTGACCTGACACGGGCGATCGGCACGTTGACGCTGACCGGTCACCCGGTATCGGACGCGGAGATCGTAGATGGTCTGCTGCCGCAGCGTGTCGAGCTGATCGTCAATACCGTGTACGCCGCGGAGGCGAGTGGACTTGCGGCTTGGGCGCTGCGCACCGCTGTCGACTACGTCAAGACGCGAGAGCAGTTCGGTCGCCCCGTCGGCAGTTTCCAGGCAGTTCAGCACAAAGCTGCCATGATGCTCGTGCGCTCCGAAATTGCCTGTGCAGCAGCCTGGGATGCAGCACGGTCGGAAGACCACGACGTGGATCAGCAGCAGCTCGTTTCCGCTCAGGCGGCGCTGGCGGCGTTGCCCATCGGGATCGAGAACGCGCTCGAATGTGTCACATTGCTTGGCGGTGTCGGCTTCACCTGGGAGCACGATGCGCACTTGTATTGGCGTCGTGCACTGAGCATTGCGGCCGTTGTCGGTTCGGAGGAGAGGTGGGCGCACACACTGGGGGAACGCTCCGCCGATGCTGTTCGCGACTTCTCGTTCGTTGATCCCGACCTGTTGCCGGAATTGCGCGCCGATGTGCGCCGCGTCTTCGCTGACGTCGAGTTGCTGCCTGATGACGGAACCACCGCCGCAAGTTGGGCTCCGGCGAAGGGGAGTGCTCGGCGCGCACGTTTTGCCGAGGCGAAACTTGTTGCACCGCACTATCGAGCCCCGTA
Proteins encoded:
- a CDS encoding DegT/DnrJ/EryC1/StrS family aminotransferase — protein: MNERITYARATHGEEEIQAVVDVLRSGNQGLRIGKNVFEMEERIAALAGKKFGVMCNSGSSGLYLAVELLGLPAGSEVITSPLTFSTDIAPIVRAGLVPVFVDVEPNTFNVDVTKIEAMVTEKTGAILMPNLAGNCPDWDVIRDIADRHGLKVIEDSCDAIGATLRGTPTGSRADIVVTSFSMAHIITCAGTGGMVLVDDEASRDKALLLRRWGRRSEPNLFGSTKTGRVFREELDGVDYDNDFIFELMSWNFEPSELGAAYGVVQLDKLEQNYKTRKATFAAFTAAYSAHPEFFTPPVELDGLDTAWLCYPVMINEDAPFTRSDMQEAIEADGIDTRTVWSGNVTRHPMMNNIEYRQPAEGLPEADAVFERGMTLGMSHGLREDEVVRIAESINRFASRWK
- a CDS encoding steroid 3-ketoacyl-CoA thiolase, translated to MNPVIVDAARTPFGKRDGWLSGVHAAELLGYAQSGVLDRVGVDPNTVDQVIGGCVTPLGEQFGNIVRTSWMHAGLPLKAGCTTIDAQCGTAQQSVQLLAGQIAIGAVDVGIACGVELMSRAPLTYKVGTGLGTPRPESWSLDTVDQYTAADRIAVKRGFSRADIDAFGLRSQQRAAAAWDAGRFDKHIIDVSVPESDVPIHRDQGLRESSLEGLAKLRTVQEGGLHTAGTSSQVSDGASAAVLMSENRAAALGVRPRAKILAQCVIGGDTEFMLDGPVDAASIVLERTGLTIADIDLFEVNEAFASVPMSFAQVHGVDQDLLNVNGGAIALGHPAGATGIRLLANAIDELERRDKSIALIAICASAATTCLILERI
- a CDS encoding SDR family NAD(P)-dependent oxidoreductase; its protein translation is MTRRFEGRRALVTGSSRGIGAGVAERLAAEGADVVLVARTLGAHATLLGSLEETAARIAKYGTKVEIVVADLTDEQQRDTVVPQAIEKIGGTIDILVNNAAAAIYAPLSEYPLRRRRVVFEANVHAPLDLMQAVIPGMVAQGFGWIVNVSSGTTKQWQGPPFTLIEPGTAMTVYGASKSALNRISNGMGAELYGAGVRVNTIEPRAAVLSEGARVLVGETIRPDQVESMEQMVEAVTALCDCDTEFTAQSCVSLDLIDDWSLIVRGLDAAELRTEEMT
- a CDS encoding acyl-CoA dehydrogenase, translating into MALPLLEDHRDLAEAVAAFAARGGVIADTRANFKRYAAGDRPDSWDSLVNQGLHAVHLPEVYGGDGASLAELAVVVEQLGMALYPGSYVPTVVTGGILATGSGSAAATMLSELGAGATGAVSTGVGVEAVRTETGWSVTGTSDPALGLPGADVVLVQAQSSEGELWFRLTPAATAVVEVEDGIDLTRAIGTLTLTGHPVSDAEIVDGLLPQRVELIVNTVYAAEASGLAAWALRTAVDYVKTREQFGRPVGSFQAVQHKAAMMLVRSEIACAAAWDAARSEDHDVDQQQLVSAQAALAALPIGIENALECVTLLGGVGFTWEHDAHLYWRRALSIAAVVGSEERWAHTLGERSADAVRDFSFVDPDLLPELRADVRRVFADVELLPDDGTTAASWAPAKGSARRARFAEAKLVAPHYRAPYGLGAGPKEQAVIAHEFATRGWAQPSTVIGEWVLPTILEHGNAEQHDRFVDPTLRADIIWCQLFSEPGAGSDLAGLSTKARKVDGGWIISGQKVWNSGAHEADWGVCLARTDADAPKHRGLSYFLVDMTSKGVDVRPLKQSTGKSEFNEVFLDEVFIPDDCLVSEPGQGWKLAATTLSNERLSMGSTLHHGSSDQFRTVIADGSHDCSREDAVEGLGHSISRELALSAMNLRGVSARLADQEPGAEISVSKVYNALAQREGSRDLLRLLGPRAAVVDPKANYAIDHIGLPSILFGGGTVEIQLNVIAQRVLGLPRS